The Setaria viridis chromosome 6, Setaria_viridis_v4.0, whole genome shotgun sequence genome includes the window TACGATAAAAGTAAGGCGGCAGGAGATCCACATAAACGTATCCAGCCATGGCTTTCACTCTCGCCGTCCATTGGTCCTTGACGTACACATGcccctttttctccttttcccctATGTTTGTTTTCACAAACCTCTCGTCCATTGATAGAGATCTTTTACTGTACACAATACTACCTTACACTAATGTTTGAAATGTGTACACCTCTCCTCCATCAAtcatatatcatcatcatgcccTTCCTTTTGCATTTATTTATACCAAACTAACTAAACTTGCAGGATCAGCCCTAATATAAGGCGGTGTCTTAATTTCATGAGACAAAATAAAGCTAACATCCTACATATCCAtgcacaaaataaaaaaaattcagaaacagaaACAGCACATGATAAAAAGATGACGCGATAAGTCTGCCGCCTGGCCGCCTCTCCCTCTTTCCTTTTCACTTCCATTCCATGCCTTGAATCCTCTTTCCAAGGAGATGATGATACCTTCTTCCCCTCTATCTCAATCTCTCATCACAACACTGTTGGCACACATTTGGGCCCAGTGACCAGACCACACTGGCAACGGAAGGGTTCTTGTTCTCTTCTCCCCCGGTTCTCCTCCGGGTTTCGCTCGCGCCTTCCTCTTCCACCAGCTCATCGATCTGTCGGCCGTTGCTTCCTTCCTACCGCGATCTTCCTCTTACCATACACACCACCCTAAGCCCTATCCCCCTAGGGCATCAAACGCATAGGATTACACCCTGTTCGTCCTGCTCTTCTTTCCGGGGTTATTCTTGCTTGCGCCGCAGCCCTACCCTACCCCGGCGACCTATATGAATGGGATGCTCCGGTCGTGAGAGAGATGCTCTCTGTTCTTGGGACCGGTAGCAGCCTCTCGCTCTCTCTGACCCTTGCTTGCCCCTGCTCCTGCAAACACTCTGCTCCCCGGAAGAACCTCATCCTGAACTCGGTTTGATTCGGAGCACCTGGTGTTCTGTTCGTCCTGCCAAAAGcagtttccttctttttttttctttcccagAGTTGAAGACAGTTTCAGGTGTTTCTTCGTCGCAAAGCTTGCGTGCTCTGTTCTTTCGCCTTCACCTTTTCCAGAGCCCGTCCTTGATTTCTGCTccgaatttttctttttttttttacacctTTTAGACTGATTCTTGACACCAAAACATTGTCGGATTCCACTTCCCAGCCTGCTCTGCTCAGTTCCTGATCAGCGATCACCCAACCCGGCGCAGCAGCAGTTCTTGATCGccatccatggcggcggcggccgccggcgccgggcgcgccgtggcggtggcgctgaTGTTGGTGGCGGTGAGCCTGCGGCGGTCGGAGGCGATCGGCGTGAACTGGGGCACGCAGCTGAGCCACCCGCTGCCGGCGAGCACGGTGGTGCGGCTGCTGCAGGACAACGGCTTCGACAAGGTGAAGCTGTTCGACGCCGAGGACGCCATCCTCGGCGCGCTCAAGGGCTCCGGCATCCAGGTCATGGTCGGCATCCCCAACGACATgctcgccgacctcgccgccggcggcaaggcCGCCGAGGACTGGGTCGCTAGGAATGTCTCCGGCCACGTCCGCGACGGCGTCGACATCAGGTTCAGACCAACACCACCGCCTCCCCCTACTTCGTTGCATACCATGTTTCCACTACCTCTGCTCCAAAAGAATGTGGCCATCCTGATTCGCGTGCACTCAACTTTAAAAAGCTTGATCACAAACGATGAACATATGGCCATTCAGTAGCCTTTGTCATTGAAAACGATGTTTTACCTTTGTTATATTACTAAAATTACTTAAAAACTTGAACTTTAATACATTAATACGAAATAATTAGACAAAACAAGGGTCAAATGCACTGTGCCTTGCACATCATGATTCTGTCCGAGACACTGcaagcaaaaagaagaaaaagatgacCAAAGTCATTGCCAAtacatttttttgttttggattGTTTGCTGCTGGCACAtcgaaagtttagtccctgtcacatcaaatatttagatactaattagttgcacagatggaggctaatttgcgagacgaatctattaagcctaattaattcatctcgcaaattagcctctatcTATATAattgttttataattagctcgtatttagtcctcctaattaacatccgaaggTTTCGATGTGAtagtactaaattttagctcaagaTCCAGATACCTAAAGGTTCCTTCCTCTTTAGGGGAAGCCCACAGCTGCAAGCAAGCTCAAATTCTACCCCAGCCATTTCCCAATCCCCATGGCAACATCAAAAGCTCTGGATGGCACAGGATGGGGTGCCTTTTCCAGCCTTTTGCCCAGTGCTCCTGCCTGCAAACACACGACATAGCTTTGGCCTTTGGGATCCCACCCAAACGTCCTGCAAAATCTCCCGGTGCTGATGATGCCACTTGTTGTGGCCCTGTGGGCTTCCCATTGGTGACATCTTGATTGGGACGTGTATAGTATACCATGGGCACTGGAtagaaaggagaaaaaaaaaggcacaatCATGCACTCCTGATGAGCTTCAGAGCGTCCGACACGTTTAGCATCGGCCTCTCGCAAACCTTTCTAGACCATGGTTTGGTTCCTGATCATGTCACCGTCCATCCAGAAAGACCATGTACCTGTCACGTCTCCTCCATGAATCCGCCAATGTGCTCTGGCATGAACAGATTCATATTCCATCTCCAAGCTTCCTGAGTGATCTTGCCATGCATCATTCTTAAGTTAAGGCTCATTTGGAAAGCAGGAATTTTTTGTTATCTTGCTTTATACGGGAATTCTTGTATTTTAAATGGGGAATTATATGTTTGGCCGTGTCATGAGAATTTTCTAAGGTGAATGGGTAGAAATGTCTTGGTGATAGTAGTACCTCTTGGTGAGTTCTTTGGCTTAACCACCGAACAGAGATTGTGGTGGCAATCGAAATCACAAAATTCACAATCACACTGCTTTCAGAGTTTTCCGACTTTATTGCTGTCCAATAATTCAAATACCCCGCGGATCGCCGTGATATTCATGAGAGCCATGATTAAATGTGATGGTCACATTTCATGGGACCATGCCACAAATTCAACATCAAAGATTTCCTCTGAGGCAAATTCCTGCCTGCAGTGTCTAAGATTTTCAGTGTGTATTCATCATTTTCAGTTTAAGTCATGCTTCCCTGTATGATGCATATGTCTAACCATATGCCAGTGGTCCTCTACTCCTCTCACATCATGGATCCACCAATAAGATTATTCCGTTTAGTCGATTCCTTTTTGTTCGATCGAAATCATCGTTCACCTGGAGAAATAATAAGATCAAACAATGAAGTTTCATCCTCTAAGATTTTTATCTGAATTTTTAATCTCAGTAATTTAATCAAGTGACGAATTTAATCTGGATTTTGAACTAAGTTTGTTTATTGCAAATTGTAGGGAAATCATAAAAGCAGTTGTAATGAAAATTCAATATTTTGTAGAAATTAATTATgaagtttttttgtttttgttttcctgACGGATGTGCAGGTACGTGGCCGTTGGGAACGAGCCGTTCCTGGAGACATTCAACGGGACGTACCTGAACACGACGTTCCCGGCGATGCAGAACATCCAGTCGGCGCTGATGAAGGCCGGGCTTGCCGACAAGGTCAAGGTCACGGTGCCGCTGAACGCCGACGTGTACCAGTCGTCGACGGGGAAGCCCTCCGACGGCGACTTCCGCGCCGACATCCACGGCCTGATGCTCACCATCGTGCAGTTCCTGGCGTCGACGGGGGCGCCGTTCGTCGCCAACGTGTACCCGTTCATCAGCCTGTACTCGGACCCCAACTTCCCGCTCGACTACGCCTTCTTCCAGGGCTCCTCGTCGCCGGtggccgacggcggcgtcaCGTACCAGAACACCTTCGACGCCAACCACGATACGCTCGTGGCGGCGCTGCGCCGGAACGGGTACGGGAACGTGTCGATCGTCGTCGGCGAGGTGGGCTGGCCGACGGACGGCAGCGCGAACGCGAACCTCGACTACGCGCGGCGGTTCAACCAGGGGTTCCTGGACCacatcgccggcggccggggcacGCCGCTGCGGCCGGGCCCCGTCGACGCCTACCTCTTCAGCCTCGTCGACGAGGACCGCAAGAGCATCCAGCCGGGGAACTTCGAGCGCCACTGGGGCATCTTCAACTACGACGGCACGCCCAAGTACCCGCTcagcctcgccggcggcaatAGCGGGTCGACGCTGAAGCCGGCGAGGGGCGTGAGGTACCTGGAGAAGAGGTGGTGCGTGCTGAAGCCGGCGGCGGACCTCGCCGACCAGAAGGTCGGCGACAGCGTGAGCTACGCGTGCGGGCTCGCCGACTGCACGGCGCTCGGGTACAAGACCTCCTGCGGGGGGCTCGACGCCAGGGGCAACGTCTCCTACGCATTCAACAGCTACTACCAGACCATGGACCAGGACGACCGCGCATGCGACTTCAGGGggctcgccaccaccacctccgtcgACCCCTCCACCGGGACCTGCCGGTTCATCGTCGAGATCGAcgtcggcgccgcggcggctaTTAGCGCCGCCAGGGGCGTCGCCGCCGGGGCGGCCTCCGTGCTCGCCGCGATCGCGCTCATGTCCATGCTGCTCTGAGGCTGATGAAGCGTTTCCTCATCGGTCGTCCGCGCGCGTTTTGTGTTCATTAGCTTTAATTTGGAAGAGAGGATTCTTGACAAGTACTGCTACTTAGCTGTCCATCTTAATCGCCCAATtgtgttttctttttaatttgGTTGGATATAAGTATTTCTTTGATTTCAAATTGCCACATTTGTGTGTTGttaacttgttttttttataaaattgtAACACTAACACAAAAAACCTTAGCCAATTAACATCTCCAACTATATATCCGCGTCAGCCGCTCGAGGACACGGTCTATATCTGGAATTTTTTTGGCAAGCTTCTCTCTAGCTTCTCTCTTTAGCTCCCCGCACCTTGAGCACACCCCTCCGACATCCACTCCGGCCCTAGCGTCCATCCTCGCTCCGCGCGCTGCCTCAGGCCCGCATGGGCACCACTGGATCTGATGATGGACGGGGAGACACAGAAGACCGCAATCCGTTCCGTTTTCGGTGGGCAAGACCGCAATCTGCAAGAGCAAGAGCAAGGCGTTTTCGGGGACCAGGCTCGAGGTGGCGGCTGCCGACTGGCCGGGGCCGACCCGGCTACACGTGGCGTGCCAGCAACTCAAGACGTGTACGTGTACGACGTGCATGGTGGTATGCGGGGAAATCGTGTGGGAACTGGGAAATAGTACGATGGGGATTGGGGAGCGCGATGGCTCAGGTCTGTGCAGTTCGGCTTGCTGCATGTCGGTCAACTTTTTTGACTGCCTGGGTTGAATTTTTAAGCTGGCTGCAAATAGCTTTTATCTTCGTGCTTTCTCGATTGAGATGGTACGGTATTTTCTTCTACGACTCTAACAGTATCAACCCGTACAGCGACGGTCGTAGTAGCTGGCGGCGAAAAGTTTACTGTCGTTTTTTTCATTAGAGGAAAAAAGTTTGCCTGGGCTGCTAGATGGGTGGGTTGGAATGGATTTTACGGGGCGGGGCGTGACACGAGATATGTTTGAATGGGTTAAAATAGGTTTTAGTACCTAATGGATTAGGGTTGGTTGGGTATATCACAAATGCGGGTTGAGACGGATTGGAagtggttttttttttgagtgacATGGGATCCGTATGTAGATTTAGATACAGTACTTTGCATAAAGTAGTGGACTGTCAGACTAATTCAACTgcaacaaatttcgatcaatttctttaaaattttaaggtgtgaacgcgaggtttagttttagggtccagCTCTTGACGCGAGGTCCGCATAAGTCCAGCCGCACAACTTTgtacaaagtagcggactgtcagaCTAATTCAATTGCAACAAATTTTGGTCAatttatccaaaattttaaggtgtgaacgcaaGATTTTAgatttagggtccgactcttgatgCGGGGCCtacatataagtccagccgcacgccgcactactttgcacaaagtaacGGACCgtcaaactaattcatttgcaagaaatttcgatcaatttctcTAAACTTTAAGGTGGGAACAGGTGTGAacacgaggttttagttttagaatCCGACTCTTGACGCAGGACCCACATATAAGTTCAGCCGCACTACTTTGTACAAAGTAGTGGACTATCAGACTAATTCAACTgcaacaaatttcggtcaatttctccaaaatttgaAGTGTGAACGCGAGATTTTAGTTTTAGGTCCGACTTTTGATGCGGGACCCACATATAAATccagccgcactactttgcacaaagtagcggactgtcaaactaattcatctgcaacaaatttcggtcaatttctctaaacttttaaggtgtgaacatgaGGTTTGTATAAACTTACATGTCCATGTACCAAACACGTGGGTTATATCAATTTGTGGGACGGGTTGAGTTGGGTTAACACAGTAGAATTATGGAGCGGGGCGGGGTGGGTGAAGGAGTTAATTTATTGCGGGTTGGGGCAGGTTTGGGACGGGTTTCAACCTGTCGTGAActtgtgatgactgatgagccTTTTTCTGGGCAGGAAACGGGCCCATGTCAAACTCGGCCTGCGACTGATGGACTGCTGCTTCAACGGCCTTTTCGTTCTGGGCCGTTGAAAGGTAGAGAAAACTCAGGCCTTCCTTGGGCCTTGTAACGCATCTTCTCTCCTGTTACAAGAAGCGTGGGAATGAGAACTCAACAAACGTCGGACGTTTGAACAACAATGGCGAATCAATCAGATTTTGACAATGCATATTAATCCAGCGTAACTTTATTTCGGGATCGTAGCTTCATCACAGTATGCTAAAACATCGTCGTGTGAACAAATTTTCGTCAACATCTCATTTGGCACCTCCGAACACAAAAACTACTAAGATGGAGGACATTGACTGCCTACTTCCGCGACCGTAGATTGTACCTCCGGCCCACCAACGTTGTGATGGAGTTCTCGCCGACCTCCTCCGGCAGCACGACCTCGTGGCACGGCCGCACCACGTAGCTCGGATCCACCTTGCTGTCCACCTCGTCCGCCAGCTCGTCGAAGACCCACGAGTAATCCATCAGGCTCCCCTCGCTCTCCTCCGTGTCGTACGGCAGCTGCGCCCTCCCGCCGGCGTTCTTCTCCAGCGCCCGGACTTTCTCCACCAGCGTCTGGAGGAGCCGGTGGTTCAGCGCCTCGTAGTCCCTGAAGGAAGGGTAATCAGCAAGTTAAAATTGCTGCAACGGTTTTGGTCAACATGCTGCTGAAATTCTGAATATGCAGTTCGTTTGTCACATACTGACATACCTGTAGGTGAATATAGAGTGAAGGATCTGGACGGTGGCGACCCCGAGAAACAGCATTCTGACCAAGAACACCTTGGACATGACCCAGAACTGCTTGTCGAAGTCGTCGGCGCCGATCTTGATCAGCCCAATCTCCAGGACTAATGTGATGCAAAGACCTGACGGGGCAGACATGGATGTCAGCAAAAATGGGCATTCACCTGATGTAGAAATTAACTCTAGCATACAAGTTGTGAATTACAGGGATGAAATCATACCAAAGTAGAGCTGGCCCCGGATGCTGAACGTTTGCTTTGCACTAGTGAGCATGTAGATGAGGAACACGATGCAGCAGTAGAAGAAGAATGCCTTGATGAAGCGAGACTCAGCTAGGATGGCGTTGTGCAGGATGTGCAGTTTATCCAGAGCGGCAAAAATGTTGGCCTGCTTTGCTCTGTACTCTTCCTGCGGGTGAAAAATTCAATAAGTAGGTGGGAGATTTGAAGACCCAAATGGGACAAAATTATTTAGATTCAGAATGAGATGGATAAGAACCTGTGCTTCCAGTATTGAGTGCGAGTTTTGGATGAGATGATCGTGGGCTTGCCGGATCTGTTCTTGCCGGGCCAATAGCTCTTCCTGCTGGCGTTGGCCAAACTGCGCAAGTTTCTGAACTGTTTCCCTGCAAATGCTCGTTTAAAATCAGCATCTATTTTTTTCAGATGTATATTAATAATTCGTCCATGAACAATAATACAAAATGAGCAGCACACAAATACAATACCTGCTTTCTTCAAGAGCTTTTGCTTGAAAGCTGTGGAGATTATTCAATCCTTCCATGGTCCGGCTCTGACGATCTAGCAGCTGCATCTGATTCTCCAATGACTTGCCAGCCACACTCCCAATATCATCAGCCTTGCTCTGCAAATCTTGCATCTTTGAAGACATTGAATCGCCAACACTTTTTATTTCCCTCTTAACGTATCCTGCCTCCTCTTTCAGGTTATCCATCCCTTTACCAAGGCTATCATACGACTCCTCGACGCGCGCCATGCCTGCGTCGATCTTCTCCCTCATCTCCGTTTGCCCTTCCTTGAGGGCTGCCTGAGCTTTGGCGATCTCCTTGGACTGCTCAAAGATGGCCTTCGAGTGATCCAGCACGCCATTGATCTGCTCCCCCACGTTCTTCGACGTCTCTGCCAGACGGTCGGTTTGTTCCTCGATCGATGATATCTTGTCCTGAACCTTTTCAGACTCCTTAATAATTTGATCTGACCTCTCCTCGATCACCTCGAGCTTCTCCTCGGCAGACTTGGATGTCCTTGTCAGGTCATTCACGAGCCTCTCTGTGTTGTGCTTGAACGCTTCAGCCCTGAACAAATCAACCAGACCGTCAGATTTattactgaaaaaaaaatctaatttgaaaatggaaaattaagagacaaaaaaaaaaacttactgCAACTGGTGGCACAGGGTATTGGTCTCGAGGAAGAACTCAAGGAACACCTTCCCCTCGGAATCACTCAGCCGGCTGCGGCAATGGACCATCCTGGAGCCCTCGGCGCAGGACGGGAAGGGAGGCCGCCCCGAGTCCTCCTGGAAGCAGCTGCTGAGGTGCCAGGCCAGGCGCGACTGCTTCTTCTGATCGGCCATGATATCGCCGCAGCTGGCGAAAAGCTTCCGGTACGCCTCCTGCCAGCAGTTCCTCGGCCCGGCGAGCTTGCTCTGCGCGTTCTCCAGCAGCTTCAGCCCTCGCGGGTCGTTGGCGCCGTCCATGGAGAAGTCGGCCACCGCGCCATCTAGCTCCATCATCGGAACGCGCTGGTTAGCCGCCTTCGCCGACGAGCCCGGCGATGAGGAGGAGATGATGTTCCATGAGAATCCACTGGTCCTCAGAGGGCAAACCCATAAGCAGATCAAAATCAGCAGCACGGACCACGCGTTTCTCGTCATGATTCGACTGGTAACTGAGCTTGGTTCCGTCAAGAATTGAGCTTGATCGTGGCAGGTCAAAATCAGGGGCTAATAGTCGCAGTCCCTGCCAGGATCGAACAAGGGAGGCATCAAAACCCGTTCATTGGATACAGATTGTTATATGCTGCGAATTAATAAAGATTATAAAACCCGAACATATAATCGTCATCAAGAGGTTTTTTGTTGTTATCGATTTCTATTTCAGACGAAAAATCAACGAAAATCCATGCTATTAATAACAACCTAAAGCGATTAGCTGCAACAAGAATCCAAGAACAAGCAAGGCAACGCcggccgtggaggaggaggaggaggagaagccggccgtggaggaggaggaggagccggcggggaggaggaagggccggccgtggaggaggaggaggagccggcggggaggaggaagagggggccggccgtggaggaggaggaggccggcggggaggaggtggtgtgGTAAAAACTAAAAAGACCGTGGTGAAAAGATGCGCTGGTTCACACAAAGGGGCACCTCCCTTGGGTGGGGAACCGATCGAACAGCCGGGAGGTGAAGAGGCATCCTTCCACGGGTTTGCTGCGTGGTCTGTTTCACAGCGGGTTCCAAATTTTGGCGCCGCGCCTACGCAGAACTCGTCGTTCGTGAGCACTAACGCAACAACACAAGACGACGAGTGCCAAGCAGCCCAGGCGAAGGCAGAAGCTTTTCTTAGCAGCGTCCGCCTGATGATACAAACGCCGCTGGAGCAAAGAACGCCGCGGCCACCACCATCCAACCCAGGGGCAGCGCCGACACCGAGAAGGAGTGGTCGTCTTGCCAACCAGCCCTTGAACCTTGTCGTTCGCCCGTCTAAGAAGGGTGAGGTGCTCGCCATGCGGAAACTCGGCATTATTGCGAACGACGATGATGCAAATTGCGCTGCCGCTACTGAATTTGATAAAATTCTTACACACGACGGTGCAACCGCGCCATTTCGCGGCTCTGCGGGATATCTTCCCTGCGGCTAACGCGCTGTTCTGATGCCGATCTTATGCAGATAGCGAGTCAGGCCGGGTCGGTCTCGGCGAACGCGTGAACGCCGTCGTCACCAGCGTCTCCATCATTGGTCGTCAGCAAGCCTCATGGACGCGGCCAATGTCAACATTCTTATTTGGAATGTGCGCGCTCTAGAAGAGATGTCTTGAGCACTGCTGTAGCTGAAGCCAGTGCCTCGGTGGTCTCCCTCCAGGAGACGAAACTCGAGGTGATCACGCCGTTCGTCGTGGCTGAAGCTCTCGGCAACTCTTTCTCCACGTTCGCTTACTTGCCGTCGGCCGGCGCTAGTGGGGGCATACTAGTTGCTTGTAAAGGACCTGAACTTGCTTGTTCTGTACTGCACACCGGCCAATTCTCCGTCACTGTGTCGATCACTGGAGGGGCAGggtccgacccttggtccctcACCTCAGTTTATGGCCCCCAGCCCGATGAAGACAAGGTGATGTTCCTTAATGAGCTCCGTTCGGTGCATAACGTCGTGGCCACAAAGTGGATGCTTGCAGGCGATTTTAACCTGCTATTGGACGCAGCCGACAAAAGCAACATGAACATAAACAGGAGAAATTTGGGTCGTTTTCGTCGTTTCGTTGATGACCTCCAACTGAAGGATGTATACTTGCATGGACGTCGCTACACGTGGAGCAACGAACGTTCAAATCCGACAATGGCGAAGCTAGACCGAGTTCTTGTCTCCGTTGAATGGGAAGCTCATTTCCCTTACTCCTTCCTCCAGGCTATGTCGTCGGCAATGAGTGATCATTGCCCCCTTACATCTCGCGACTGATGCAGCTTTCACGGTCAAGCGTCGCTTTCATTTTGAGCCATGGTGGATAAAGCTGCACGGGTTTATGGAGGCCGTAGCGACGGGGTGGACATGCCCAAACACGACGATCGATCCTTTTGCCCGGCTGGATTATAAGCTAAAAAATACTGCTAAAGAACTTCAAAGATGGAGCCAACGTAGCGTCGGTCAAGTTAAAACGCAGCTTTCAGTGGCGAAAACAATTATACTATGGCTTGACCGGGCTCAGGAAGTGAGACAACTCACGCTGGAGGAACAGCAACTTCGTAAGCAGCTCAAATGCAGAGTTCTTGGGCTCACATCCTTGGAGAGGACGATTGCACGGCTACGATCAAGGATGCTCTTCTTAAGGGACGGCGATGCAAACACTAAACTATTTCACGTACAGTCCAGTTTCAGGACTAAAAAGAAATTCATTACTAGCCTGGAGCACAATGGCATGGTTGCTTATACACACCAACAGAAGGAGCAGCTGCTTTATAATCACTTCCATGCTATTATGGGTACATCTGTTCAAAGAACTGAAGTCGTGGACCTTAATGCTCTGGGTGTTCAGGCTGCAAACTTGCAACATCTTGATGCTCCTTTCACTGAATTGCTCGGGAGCGtcgccgtggtggtgtcgtTGGCTGCGACCGTGCGGAGGCTCACCAACAGCACCATGGTGGTGGGGCTGGTGACGCCAGCCATCTCTTTACACCGTGGTGATGATACGGGTGAAAACCCATCCCTTCTTGGGACGGCGTCGATAGCGTCATTGGCATCATGTCCTTCCTGAAGGTGACGTCGGGCATCTCTTGCGTGGGCCTTGGCTCCTGTCTAGGGACAATGGCTTGATGCTATCCTTCCATGTCGGATGAGGCGGGTGAAAATCCAACCCAGTTTTGGCTGGCATCGATGACATCTTCAACGTCATGACCTTCTTGAAGGCGATGTCAGGCACTTCCGGCAAGATGGCTTGCTTTGGCGATGGTGGCTCCAAGAGggtgctttctttcttttcctttctttctctttccttttaCACAAAAAAAGGATCCGGTCTGTGGTGTTGGTTGTGTGGTGACTCGTGTCGAATCCGACCGGGCAGAGTTGAGAGAAACtcggttgatgtcccaatccaaccagcCGATGTTGTGTGGTTGAGTTGAGTTTGAGTTGTGCGTTTAGCGTGGTATGGCGtgggttgatgtcccaatccaaccaaccggtattttttctttgttgtttgtccaatctaaatttatttttctttttaatataatttgcaGCCTGCctggttcgttaaaaaaaatgtgTATTGCGTGgatccactagtagagaaacgactttccatccgcccccttttgtcccggtttaaagttggcccgggacaaaaggttcaccaaccgggactaaaactcggtcactggtggggggctcaccaaccgggaccttttatcccggttgcaaaggctagtgggaaaaaaagactctgagaggcattttatcccggtttgaaacaccaaccgggataaaagacccccccttttatcccggttggtaacaccaaccgagataaaagggtcaagagccttttatcccggttggaaacaccaaccgggataaaagacccccttttatcccggttggtgtttccaaccgggataaaagggtcccccaacgagctcactggaaggtggctggaaggggattaaatcctcggaccctttta containing:
- the LOC117862248 gene encoding glucan endo-1,3-beta-glucosidase 6, encoding MAAAAAGAGRAVAVALMLVAVSLRRSEAIGVNWGTQLSHPLPASTVVRLLQDNGFDKVKLFDAEDAILGALKGSGIQVMVGIPNDMLADLAAGGKAAEDWVARNVSGHVRDGVDIRYVAVGNEPFLETFNGTYLNTTFPAMQNIQSALMKAGLADKVKVTVPLNADVYQSSTGKPSDGDFRADIHGLMLTIVQFLASTGAPFVANVYPFISLYSDPNFPLDYAFFQGSSSPVADGGVTYQNTFDANHDTLVAALRRNGYGNVSIVVGEVGWPTDGSANANLDYARRFNQGFLDHIAGGRGTPLRPGPVDAYLFSLVDEDRKSIQPGNFERHWGIFNYDGTPKYPLSLAGGNSGSTLKPARGVRYLEKRWCVLKPAADLADQKVGDSVSYACGLADCTALGYKTSCGGLDARGNVSYAFNSYYQTMDQDDRACDFRGLATTTSVDPSTGTCRFIVEIDVGAAAAISAARGVAAGAASVLAAIALMSMLL
- the LOC117861310 gene encoding protein GAMETE EXPRESSED 1, translating into MTRNAWSVLLILICLWVCPLRTSGFSWNIISSSSPGSSAKAANQRVPMMELDGAVADFSMDGANDPRGLKLLENAQSKLAGPRNCWQEAYRKLFASCGDIMADQKKQSRLAWHLSSCFQEDSGRPPFPSCAEGSRMVHCRSRLSDSEGKVFLEFFLETNTLCHQLQAEAFKHNTERLVNDLTRTSKSAEEKLEVIEERSDQIIKESEKVQDKISSIEEQTDRLAETSKNVGEQINGVLDHSKAIFEQSKEIAKAQAALKEGQTEMREKIDAGMARVEESYDSLGKGMDNLKEEAGYVKREIKSVGDSMSSKMQDLQSKADDIGSVAGKSLENQMQLLDRQSRTMEGLNNLHSFQAKALEESRETVQKLAQFGQRQQEELLARQEQIRQAHDHLIQNSHSILEAQEEYRAKQANIFAALDKLHILHNAILAESRFIKAFFFYCCIVFLIYMLTSAKQTFSIRGQLYFGLCITLVLEIGLIKIGADDFDKQFWVMSKVFLVRMLFLGVATVQILHSIFTYRDYEALNHRLLQTLVEKVRALEKNAGGRAQLPYDTEESEGSLMDYSWVFDELADEVDSKVDPSYVVRPCHEVVLPEEVGENSITTLVGRRYNLRSRK